A section of the Streptomyces sp. SLBN-118 genome encodes:
- a CDS encoding streptophobe family protein, translating into MSFQETGCRSRTTRASPGWGDALVAVLAGVIALFATAALGLWAAGAADLPGNAFASVVAAVAVMAVGGTVDLSGDAGFIAETKADLNVLPLSVTLAGALVIAAGFLRPLRNRAVAGTRELVGWAARLAVLWALALIGLAVLARHTFDIPLGEGTIGDIGDLLDASPQVGFRADIPLTLVLGLVWLAGLLVLALLVSRKAPLPARLVRFQESVRPAAFAMVVLLLAYVVVGVVIGLVVAATRGHAAETFAVILLGLPNLVWLALTLGLGASWEGRVEGPFGLPMPQVLDSVLRTPENSTLNVDSLSDYDGRAWWLVVVAAVMLLGAAFVMAVRSPARMRAWQHAVHMAVGLTLTVLTICLVVPVDARYGLSLLGIGDLGGGLAGVVRLEPQLWTALGLAVVWGLVTGFLGSLLASRVHRRGEI; encoded by the coding sequence GTGAGCTTCCAGGAAACGGGCTGTCGCAGCCGTACGACGCGTGCCTCCCCGGGCTGGGGCGACGCCCTGGTTGCGGTGCTCGCAGGGGTGATCGCCCTCTTCGCAACCGCCGCGCTCGGCCTGTGGGCCGCCGGCGCCGCCGACCTTCCCGGAAACGCCTTCGCGAGCGTCGTCGCTGCCGTCGCCGTCATGGCCGTCGGCGGCACCGTGGATCTCTCGGGAGACGCCGGATTCATCGCCGAAACCAAGGCCGACCTCAACGTTCTGCCACTGTCGGTCACCCTCGCCGGGGCTCTGGTCATCGCCGCCGGCTTTCTGCGTCCCCTGCGCAACCGTGCCGTCGCCGGTACCCGTGAACTCGTGGGCTGGGCCGCCCGTTTGGCGGTGCTGTGGGCCCTGGCGCTCATCGGCCTCGCGGTCCTGGCCCGCCACACGTTCGACATCCCGCTCGGCGAAGGAACCATCGGTGACATCGGCGATCTGCTGGACGCCTCGCCCCAGGTCGGGTTCCGCGCCGACATCCCGCTCACGCTCGTCCTCGGACTGGTCTGGCTCGCGGGCCTCCTCGTCCTCGCCCTGCTCGTGTCACGCAAGGCCCCGCTCCCCGCCCGGCTGGTGCGTTTCCAGGAGTCGGTGCGCCCGGCCGCCTTCGCCATGGTCGTGCTGCTCCTCGCCTACGTCGTCGTCGGCGTGGTCATCGGCCTCGTCGTCGCCGCCACTCGCGGCCACGCCGCCGAGACCTTCGCCGTGATCCTGCTCGGACTGCCCAACCTCGTCTGGCTCGCCCTCACCCTGGGTCTCGGCGCCTCGTGGGAGGGAAGGGTCGAGGGCCCCTTCGGGCTGCCCATGCCGCAGGTGCTCGACTCGGTTCTCCGTACGCCCGAGAACTCCACGCTCAATGTCGACTCGCTCTCCGACTACGACGGGCGGGCGTGGTGGCTCGTCGTCGTGGCCGCGGTCATGCTGCTGGGCGCTGCGTTCGTGATGGCCGTGCGTTCACCGGCCCGGATGCGGGCCTGGCAGCACGCCGTGCACATGGCCGTGGGGCTCACCCTCACGGTGCTGACCATCTGCCTGGTCGTCCCGGTCGACGCTCGCTACGGCCTGTCCCTGCTCGGCATCGGCGACCTCGGCGGCGGACTGGCCGGAGTGGTGAGGCTGGAGCCGCAGTTGTGGACCGCGCTCGGCCTGGCCGTCGTGTGGGGGCTGGTCACCGGCTTTCTCGGCAGTCTGCTCGCCTCCCGCGTGCATCGCAGGGGCGAGATCTGA
- a CDS encoding serine/threonine-protein kinase: MAGAPRDTGLPTGRPSELIGKQIAGYLVESEIGRGGMAVVYRAKDLRLDRTVALKLLAPELARNDTFRKRFTHESRVAAAIDHPHIVPVFEAGETDGILYIAMRYVAGQDLRALLDRKGPLSVHAAGRIAAQVASALDAAHDHDLVHRDVKPGNILVAAGTDSDHPEHVYLTDFGLTKKSLSLTGFTTVGQFVGTLDYVAPEQISGRPVDGRCDVYSLACVVHEMMAGAPPFQRDDDMALLWAHQYDPPPPLTEQRPDLPAAVDAVLARALAKSPDERYDSCLAFVSALRLAGTVAQAGGGHPPTKVDVGAAKGVQEPGPPPLPPQWARPAFPGLGPDG, from the coding sequence ATGGCCGGTGCCCCGCGTGACACCGGCCTGCCCACGGGAAGGCCCTCGGAGCTGATCGGAAAGCAGATCGCGGGCTATCTCGTCGAGAGCGAGATCGGCCGCGGTGGCATGGCGGTCGTCTACCGCGCCAAGGACCTGCGGCTCGACCGCACGGTCGCGCTGAAACTGCTCGCCCCCGAACTCGCCCGCAACGACACCTTCCGCAAGCGCTTCACGCACGAGTCACGGGTCGCCGCCGCCATCGACCACCCGCACATCGTGCCGGTCTTCGAGGCCGGTGAGACCGACGGCATTCTCTACATCGCCATGCGCTATGTCGCCGGACAGGATCTGCGCGCTCTCCTGGATCGCAAGGGTCCGCTCTCGGTGCATGCGGCCGGCCGGATAGCCGCACAGGTGGCGTCCGCGCTCGACGCCGCCCACGACCACGATCTGGTGCACCGTGACGTCAAACCGGGCAACATCCTGGTCGCGGCGGGCACGGACAGCGACCACCCCGAGCATGTCTACCTCACCGACTTCGGGCTGACGAAGAAGTCGCTGTCGCTGACCGGGTTCACGACGGTCGGCCAGTTCGTCGGGACCCTCGACTATGTGGCCCCGGAGCAGATCTCGGGCCGTCCGGTGGACGGCCGGTGCGATGTCTACAGCCTGGCCTGTGTCGTCCACGAGATGATGGCGGGCGCCCCGCCCTTCCAGCGCGACGACGACATGGCGCTGCTGTGGGCCCACCAGTACGACCCGCCGCCGCCGCTGACCGAACAGCGCCCCGATCTCCCGGCCGCCGTCGACGCCGTACTGGCGCGGGCTCTCGCCAAGTCGCCCGACGAGCGGTACGACAGCTGCCTGGCGTTCGTGTCCGCGCTGCGCCTCGCCGGCACCGTGGCGCAGGCGGGCGGTGGCCACCCGCCGACGAAGGTGGATGTGGGCGCGGCCAAAGGAGTTCAGGAACCCGGTCCGCCGCCTCTGCCGCCGCAATGGGCGAGGCCGGCGTTCCCCGGGCTCGGGCCCGACGGGTGA